The following coding sequences are from one Triticum aestivum cultivar Chinese Spring chromosome 5A, IWGSC CS RefSeq v2.1, whole genome shotgun sequence window:
- the LOC123104223 gene encoding uncharacterized protein translates to MAAAAKEVDMKKMELMKEVRAHQVAIGELNNLPPSRAAYQKTCNIFFRKDIKSAVASQQKQLDIAKGKLQKLDQA, encoded by the exons ATGGCTGCGGCGGCGAAGGAGGTGGACATGAAGAAGATGGAGCTTATGAAGGAG GTAAGAGCGCATCAAGTGGCGATCGGCGAGCTCAACAACCTGCCTCCATCCAGG GCCGCGTACCAGAAGACCTGCAACATCTTCTTCCGCAAGGACATCAAATCCGCCGTGGCGTCCCAACAGA AGCAACTTGACATTGCCAAGGGGAAGCTGCAGAAGCTGGATCAGGCATGA